The Amblyomma americanum isolate KBUSLIRL-KWMA chromosome 3, ASM5285725v1, whole genome shotgun sequence genome window below encodes:
- the LOC144123682 gene encoding uncharacterized protein LOC144123682, giving the protein MYVQLGKLPLWAPRSVINCNMPAVFRELYLSTRVIIDATEIRCEVPSCLVMQSGTYSNYKSANTFKALVGVSPDGLLTFASELFMGSLSDREIVIRSGFLNQTFSSGDTVMADKGFKIRDLLEEKKVGINMPLFLRQYQFEKEDMQETQDIASCRIHVERRIQRIKCYHIIDRPIPLSLGPLINQIWSVCACSATCKAL; this is encoded by the coding sequence ATGTATGTCCAGCTAGGGAAATTACCTTTGTGGGCGCCCAGAAGTGTGATCAACTGCAATATGCCTGCTGTGTTCCGAGAGCTCTACCTCTCCACAAGAGTGATTATTGATGCCACAGAGATTAGGTGCGAGGTACCTAGCTGTCTTGTAATGCAGTCAGGTACATATTCAAATTATAAATCAGCCAACACTTTCAAGGCACTTGTTGGTGTATCACCAGATGGTCTGCTGACTTTCGCTTCAGAACTTTTCATGGGGTCACTCTCCGACAGAGAAATTGTGATTCGAAGTGGATTTCTAAACCAGACATTTTCTTCTGGAGACACTGTCATGGCTGACAAGGGTTTCAAAATCAGGGAcctgcttgaagaaaaaaaagttggaaTCAACATGCCACTATTTCTCAGACAGTACCAGTTCGAAAAAGAGGACATGCAGGAAACGCAAGATATCGCATCTTGTCGAATCCATGTAGAGCGACGAATACAACGCATCAAGTGCTATCACATCATTGACCGCCCCATACCACTGTCTCTTGGCCCGCTTATTAACCAGATATGGTCAGTCTGTGCGTGCTCAGCAACATGCAAAGCCCTTTAA
- the LOC144124518 gene encoding uncharacterized protein LOC144124518 encodes MSRKKWTEKGLANLTAMKDLSRVRAIRYGIANESDAILRYKDTMIAAGHPVEKFNCGIFVNPTKPWLGASPDAIAFDPCEPFLWGTVEVKCPYSLKDATKEDLLSQDFFVEFDENCLPTLKKDHEQYMQVLGQMGVTQTQWADFVVFGPHFLIVQRLRFCEEWSNMEAVLNSFYFNTLLPFMVKQLKDNEM; translated from the exons ATGAGCCGCAAAAAATGGACGGAGAAAGGGCTAGCAAACCTAACAGCTATGAAGGACCTTTCCCGTGTGAGGGCTATCAG ATATGGAATTGCGAATGAAAGTGATGCAATCCTGCGATATAAGGACACCATGATCGCTGCAGGCCATCCTGTTGAAAAATTTAACTGTGGAATCTTTGTGAACCCCACAAAACCATGGCTGGGTGCATCACCAGATGCAATTGCCTTTGACCCCTGTGAGCCCTTCCTGTGGGGTACCGTGGAAGTGAAGTGCCCCTATTCTCTGAAGGATGCTACAAAAGAAGACCTTCTGTCTCAAGACTTTTTCGTCGAGTTTGACGAGAACTGCCTGCCAACACTCAAGAAGGACCATGAACAATATATGCAGGTGCTCGGCCAGATGGGCGTTACCCAGACACAGTGGGCAGACTTCGTAGTGTTTGGGCCGCACTTCCTCATTGTCCAGAGGTTGCGTTTCTGTGAAGAATGGAGCAACATGGAAGCCGTATTGAACAGCTTTTATTTCAACACCCTGTTGCCTTTTATGGTGAAGCAGCTCAAGGACAATGAAATGTAA